From a region of the Etheostoma cragini isolate CJK2018 chromosome 20, CSU_Ecrag_1.0, whole genome shotgun sequence genome:
- the LOC117935571 gene encoding signal-induced proliferation-associated 1-like protein 1 isoform X3 yields MTSLKQPPMERTVGGSIPATDEFYTRHLRMFNGGAVPTRTDNIHATVSTGVPKMGVRARVADWPPRKDIAGVVWHSATEPENSIVPSAGKSHIKLGSVMSPQDSSMLRNIHNTLKNRTQTQANNYSPDTRYLAPGDYRGPAHRNPRQRRIRQRSNSDMTISEMEGSGDSGEDWGPALGAKWSPLHREYGSTSSIDQHGASGESFFEMLRGYQGDKVDQRSPAPEKLEDMLNVGPKQASIDLQEDVVDSPPPKARDKLPKRRTKSETGGESIFRKLRNVRGESDSPRTGSDVEESRTEDMGPPFKPWVCQKGFAHYDVQSMLFDLNEVTQLRQIAGKRKNTTTGASAAAVASASSTLSSTHSLPYSSPSGSQEELSSRDSPGLEAGDEQSNEMLLSCPCFRNEIGADGNGRRRLGLGGAGYHGLVGGGAGNSGPGALSGEGNSYETSVSMHCTNAGVAVLEGPKEGPSTLSEKGKQYIVEHVDLGAYYYRKFFYLREHWNYFGMDELLGPVAVSLRREKLEEDKEHGQQYNYRLIFRTSELTTLRGSILEDAVPSTSKHGTTRGLPIKEVLDYLLPELDMSCLRLALNTPKVTEQLMKLDEQGLSFQVKVGVMYCRAGQSTEEEMYNNEIAGPALEEFLQLLGEKVRLKGFTKYRAQLDTKTDSTGTHSLYTTYKDYEIMFHVSTLLPYTPNNKQQLLRKRHIGNDIVTIVFQEPGAHPFTPKAVRSHFQHVFIIVRVHDPCSDNTCYSVAVTRSQDVPSFGPPIPKGVTFPKSTVFRDFLLGKVINAENAAHKSDKFGAMATRTRQEYLRDLAERHVTSTPVEPSGKFPFISLAHKRREKVRPYSGAELRSLGAVTWQVHAEDQVAGAERECLLAISNDFIILLDQEAKAVVFNCATRDVIGWSTGSPASMKIYYERGESVSLRSINNNTEDFGEVVKRLELLTKGSQTAEMTLRRNALGQLGFHVNFEGIVAEVEPYGYAWQAGLRQGSRLVEICKVSVASLSHEQMIDLLRTSVTVKVVIIPPHEDSTPRRGCSEIYHMPLVDYKNHKEGMPYELKFPFRPTNNNNTKWPRTSSSPQTRAAGTVGTLIKAPPSDFSDRNSAVIPRSVSSDGRPLNPKRFSPGNDNYALACSIVMGRTLHNTNSPSSLPYTDAMSSNQWRQKSMPDGFNNNTSRSPVSSVRHVAGEGVNGMKTCSSTGVGWIRTGEGDKTSADTVVSKAVIPRLQPPEQGRQMSPNKSTKPDAPYSSSQSSSNTLSSNASSSAHSDEKWYEVGSRSGVRSDLELNGYLQGTSTDSGIDATSFTATQSSTASSTGAFSAKDKIPWQDDPAGSQRASDSSPPTPDSLVAIGGSEIPAKSPPAFPLVPDGGSYSLSDAASHSSTLSSGLSGSPMDQGQDEAAAAATSPTSPGTKSFYPRQGATSKYLIGWRKPGGTVNSVEFGSTRKRHQSDGLLGGQPQLRANLRGSQSPQRHTAKSSLEEDLKKLITLDSPPPTTSEEKPMFPGPLATRRSLQRTLSDESIYSGQREPSSSGQRDTPTDLLFSCSTVPRSPTNRHLPSRRASHKSLGDLSAPESLEQEQERKRQQLQDAVLMPLPDTGADGPLDWAHLVDAAKAFEEQRLVFLAAQEESSVAESAAATSPQQAEPQAAPPRQPSPGEIPACLMGKVSQLESMVKALQEDLKKEKDAKASLQAQIQSLREDNQRLLEESYSASAKLKKFTEI; encoded by the exons ATGACCAGCCTGAAGCAACCACCCATGGAGCGCACCGTTGGGGGTTCCATCCCCGCCACTGATGAGTTTTACACCCGCCACCTCCGTATGTTCAATGGAGGGGCTGTGCCAACACGCACAGACAATATCCATGCCACTGTGAGTACAGGAGTGCCTAAAATGGGTGTCCGGGCTCGAGTGGCTGACTGGCCACCAAGGAAAGACATTGCAGGAGTTGTGTGGCACTCAGCTACAGAGCCTGAGAACTCTATTGTGCCCTCTGCTGGAAAAAGTCACATTAAGTTAGGCTCCGTAATGAGCCCTCAAGACTCGTCAATGCTGCGTAACATTCATAATACTTTGAAGAATCGAACCCAGACGCAGGCCAACAACTACAGCCCTGACACTCGATACTTAGCCCCAGGAGACTATAGAGGCCCTGCGCATAGAAATCCACGGCAAAGACGCATCCGTCAGCGGAGCAACAGCGACATGACTATTAGTGAGATGGAAGGCAGTGGAGACAGTGGAGAGGACTGGGGTCCAGCATTGGGAGCTAAATGGTCCCCACTTCATCGCGAATACGGCAGCACCTCCTCAATAGATCAGCATGGAGCATCTGGAGAGAGCTTCTTTGAAATGCTCAGGGGCTATCAAGGGGACAAAGTTGACCAGCGTAGCCCTGCTCCAGAGAAACTGGAGGACATGCTGAATGTTGGGCCCAAGCAGGCCAGCATTGATCTTCAGGAGGATGTCGTAGACAGCCCGCCTCCTAAAGCCAGAGATAAGCTCCCAAAGAGACGGACTAAATCTGAGACAGGGGGTGAGTCTATATTCCGCAAACTTCGGAACGTGCGGGGTGAGTCGGACTCCCCTAGAACGGGGTCTGACGTAGAGGAGAGCCGGACAGAGGACATGGGCCCCCCTTTTAAGCCCTGGGTGTGTCAGAAAGGCTTTGCCCACTATGACGTTCAGAGCATGCTGTTTGACCTCAACGAAGTTACTCAGTTGCGACAGATTGCAGGCAAGAGGAAAAACACCACCACAGGggcatctgctgctgctgtagcctCGGCTTCCTCCACCCTCTCGTCCACACACAGCCTGCCTTACAGCTCCCCGAGTGGCAGCCAGGAAGAGCTCAGTTCTAGGGACAGTCCTGGTCTGGAGGCAGGGGATGAACAGAGCAATGAAATGCTGCTTAGTTGCCCCTGCTTCCGCAATGAGATCGGTGCTGATGGCAATGGGAGGCGCAGATTGGGATTAGGTGGGGCAGGGTATCATGGGCTTGTGGGTGGTGGAGCAGGTAATAGTGGCCCAGGAGCCCTGAGTGGGGAAGGAAACTCGTACGAAACATCTGTGAGCATGCACTGCACAAATGCTGGAGTAGCAGTGCTTGAGGGACCAAAGGAAGGCCCCAGTACACTCAGCGAAAAAGGCAAACAATACATTGTGGAGCATGTGGACCTGGGAGCCTACTACTATAGGAAGTTCTTCTACCTTAGGG AGCACTGGAACTATTTTGGGATGGACGAGTTACTGGGTCCAGTGGCTGTGAGCCTGCGCAGGGAGAAGCTGGAGGAGGACAAGGAGCACGGCCAGCAGTATAACTACCGTCTCATCTTCCGAACCAGCGAG CTTACCACTCTTCGAGGTTCTATCCTGGAGGATGCAGTGCCTTCCACGTCTAAGCATGGCACCACCCGGGGGCTACCTATCAAGGAGGTACTGGATTACCTTCTCCCCGAGCTGGATATGTCCTGCCTCAGACTGGCCCTCAACACACCCAAAGTCACTGAGCAGCTGATGAAACTGGATGAACAAGGG CTGAGTTTTCAGGTGAAGGTGGGGGTGATGTATTGCCGAGCGGGCCAGAGCACAGAGGAGGAGATGTACAACAACGAGATAGCCGGTCCTGCCTTGGAAGAGTTCCTCCAACTGTTGGGGGAGAAGGTTCGCCTCAAGGGCTTCACCAAGTACAGAGCCCAGCTGGACACCAAAA CGGATTCCACTGGTACTCACTCCCTGTACACGACGTACAAGGACTATGAgatcatgtttcatgtttccaCTCTACTGCCTTACACacccaacaacaaacaacag TTACTGAGGAAACGCCACATAGGGAACGACATTGTGACCATCGTGTTCCAGGAGCCTGGTGCTCACCCCTTCACCCCGAAGGCCGTTCGCTCTCACTTTCAACATGTCTTCATCATTGTACGGGTGCACGATCCCTGCTCTGACAACACATGCTACAG TGTGGCTGTCACCCGTTCCCAGGACGTTCCGTCCTTTGGCCCACCAATCCCCAAGGGGGTGACCTTCCCCAAGTCCACTGTCTTCAGGGACTTTCTGTTGGGCAAAGTCATCAACGCCGAGAACGCAGCCCACAAGTCAGATAAGTTTGGTGCCATGGCAACACGCACACGGCAGGAATATCTTCGAGACTTGGCAGAGCGTCACGTGACCAGTACTCCTGTAGAACCCTCTGGGAAGTTCCCCTTTATCTCTCTTGCACACAAACGACGGGAGAAGGTGCGTCCATACAGCGGGGCGGAACTACGGAGCCTCGGGGCCGTGACCTGGCAGGTTCATGCTGAAGATCAAGTAGCTGGTGCTGAACGCGAATGCCTCTTGGCCATTTCAAATGACTTCATCATCCTATTGGATCAGGAGGCCAAAGCGGTGGTGTTTAACTGCGCCACACGTGATGTGATTGGTTGGTCAACTGGGAGTCCCGCCTCCATGAAGATCTACTATGAGCGTGGCGAGAGTGTATCTCTGCGCTCCATCAATAACAACACAGAAGACTTTGGAGAGGTTGTCAAGAGACTGGAG CTGTTGACCAAGGGCAGTCAGACCGCAGAGATGACGTTGCGCCGTAACGCCTTGGGCCAGCTGGGCTTTCATGTCAACTTTGAGGGCATTGTTGCTGAGGTGGAGCCCTATGGCTATGCTTGGCAGGCTGGGCTCAGGCAGGGCAGCCGATTGGTGGAGATTTGCAAGGTGTCGGTTGCTTCGCTGTCTCACGAGCAGATGATCGACCTGCTGAGAACCTCTGTTACTGTCAAGGTGGTCATCATCCCTCCACATGAAGACTCCACACCACGCAG AGGCTGCTCAGAAATCTACCACATGCCACTAGTGGATTACAAGAACCACAAGGAGGGCATGCCCTATGAGTTAAAGTTCCCTTTCCGtcccaccaacaacaacaacaccaaatgGCCACGGACCTCATCCAGCCCTCAAACACGCGCTGCTGGCACAGTAGGAACGCTGATCAAGGCCCCACCTTCAGACTTCAGTGACCGTAACTCTGCTGTTATTCCCCGAAGTGTGTCCAGCGACGGGCGACCCCTCAACCCCAAAAG ATTTTCCCCAGGGAACGACAACTACGCTCTTGCCTGCTCTATTGTGATGGGTCGCACACTGCACAACACAAACTCCCCTTCCAGTCTCCCCTACACAGACGCAATGAGCTCCAACCAATGGAGGCAGAAATCTATGCCTGATGG GTTTAATAACAACACATCCCGGTCCCCTGTGTCATCTGTGCGGCATGTGGCAGGTGAAGGGGTCAATGGGATGAAAACGTGTTCTAGCACTGGTGTTGGATGGATCCGAACTGGGGAGGGGGACAAAACCAGTGCAG ACACTGTGGTTTCCAAGGCAGTAATTCCTCGACTCCAACCGCCAGAGCAGGGCCGCCAAATGTCTCCTAACAAAAGCACTAAG CCGGATGCTCCGTATTCATCCAGCCAGTCTAGCAGCAACACACTCTCAAGCAACGCCTCCAGCTCCGCCCACAGCGATGAGAAGTGGTACGAAGTGGGCTCACGTTCAGGAGTGCGGAGCGATCTTGAGCTCAACGGATATCTTCAGGGCACCTCCACTGACAGCGGCATCGATGCCACCTCCTTCACAGCCACACAAAGCAGCACAGCTTCCTCCACTGGTGCCTTCAGTGCCAAAGACAAAATCCCATGGCAGGATGACCCAGCAGGCAGCCAGAGGGCCTCGGACTCTTCACCTCCGACACCAGACTCTCTCGTTGCCATTGGAGGCAGTGAGATTCCAGCAAAGAGTCCACCAGCCTTTCCACTCGTTCCCGATGGTGGCTCCTACAGCCTCAGTGATGCTGCCTCCCACTCCAG CACACTCAGTTCTGGCCTCTCAGGGAGTCCGATGGATCAGGGACAAGACGAGGCAGCGGCTGCAGCCACCTCACCCACGTCACCAGGGACCAAGAGTTTCTACCCTCGTCAAGGAGCGACTTCAAAGTACTTGATTGGCTGGAGGAAACCTGGGGGAACCGTCAACTCTGTGGAATTTGGAAGCACTCGCAA ACGGCACCAGAGTGATGGTCTGCTGGGTGGTCAGCCGCAGCTCAGAGCCAATCTCCGGGGCTCCCAGTCGCCCCAGCGGCACACTGCCAAGTCCAGCTTGGAAGAGGATTTGAAGAAGCTCATCACACTTGACAGCCCTCCACCCACTACAAGTGAAGAGAAG CCAATGTTTCCGGGTCCGCTAGCAACTCGTCGCTCCCTCCAGCGAACTCTGTCAGATGAGAGTATTTACAGCGGCCAGAGAGAGCCATCCTCTAGTGGACAGCGTGACACGCCAACTGATCTTCTGTTCAGCTGCTCCACCGTGCCACGCTCTCCCACCAATCGCCATTTACCGAGCCGGCGAGCATCACACAAATCCCTGG GAGACTTGTCAGCCCCAGAGAGCTTAGAGCaggagcaggagaggaagaggcagcagctgcaggacGCTGTCCTCATGCCACTGCCTGACACTGGGGCAGATGGCCCGCTGGACTGGGCCCACCTGGTAGATGCTGCCAAGGCCTTCGAGG agCAGAGGCTGGTCTTCCTAGCAGCCCAAGAGGAGAGCTCTGTGGCTGAGAGTGCAGCAGCCACCAGTCCCCAGCAGGCTGAGCCTCAGGCAGCCCCGCCGAGACAGCCCTCACCTGG AGAGATTCCAGCCTGCCTGATGGGGAAGGTCAGCCAGCTAGAGTCAATGGTGAAGGCACTGCAGGAGGACTTGAAGAAG GAGAAGGATGCCAAGGCATCACTGCAGGCTCAGATCCAGAGCCTGCGAGAGGACAACCAGCGTCTCCTGGAGGAGTCCTACAGCGCCTCAGCCAAGCTCAAGAAGTTCACAGA